The following DNA comes from Emys orbicularis isolate rEmyOrb1 chromosome 13, rEmyOrb1.hap1, whole genome shotgun sequence.
GCACTGGCAGCTTTACAGAGCTCCCTGCCCTGGGATCCTGATGTGGTCTGGTCCCTAGAGAGCACAGAGCAGCCAGGCCCAGGGAGAGCTGCCCCCCCACAGGTCACACGGCAGGGAGCAGCCACAAAGCACCATGCCTCTGGTACCAAGCGTGCAATCTAGCGCTCAGCCTCGACCCCAGCGCTCTCGCCTGACGCCGCTCACTGCACAGCCCTGGGTTGTAGACCTGGCACGTTGCTGCCCTCAAAGCAAAAAGCCTCTTGGTTATTTACTCTCCTTTGGCCACAGAGGGGCCCGGACCAGTGCAGAATAAAATCCTGCCTCCCCTGCAGCGCAACCAGCGAGGAGCAGACCCAGCCAGAACTGTCACCCCCAGCCAGCCTGGAGCGAGAGGGCCCTGGCCACTGGCACGTGGGGTGGAGGAGAAACCAGGGATAGGCAGGGAGGCACAGACAACCCAGGCCAGGGGCAAAGAGAGCCACTAACAGTGAGGGGGTGAAGAGGCCAGTCCTGCCCCAGGCTCTCGGCCTGCATCCAGCTCCCCCGGTCTCTGTCCCCCCCAGTGCCAGGGCAACACAGGCCCACACTGGTCTGTCTCTGCATGTCTCCCCAGGTGAGGCTGTTCCTTCCCCTCAGCAAGGAAAGGGgggccccagccccaaccccccacctTCACCTCAGCCAGCAGGTGCCCCTCCCTCGCCCACCATGAATCCGATGCGAGGATGGGGCCAAGGGACAATTCAAAATGTGCTTAGTTTAGAGGCTGGGCAGCTGCTCCCTgtgagaggtgggggcaggactgggcaaCTCAGAACTCGGCCCCAACCACCGGCAGAGAACCAGgcagctggccctggccccacgctggcCCCACGGGTGTAGCTTAGCCCTGATAGGCGGCAGGAGTGCGGACAGGAGAGGTTACAGCCCATAAACATTCCGACTGAGCCAATCCTGCTAGACCCCaaaccagccccgcccccatcaggGGCTGCAGGCTTCTCTCCTGCTCAAGCTGAAAACCTGAACTCCCACCAGCAAGAGCCAGTCAGTGCTCAGGACTCTGGttctatttgtacagcgcctagcgcaaagGGGGCCCTGTGAGCCACAACGGGGTAAAGAGCAACATGCCACCACCTCtcgcagagcccctcccccacccagggctgcaggggtCCTGCCCGTTACCCAGCGCCTGGGAACAGAGCTCCCAGTGAGCTCAGGGTCACTTTGCAGCCGTTTCcttggggcagtggcaggggcagTGTGGCTCCATGGTGGCCTGTATTGGGCAGGGGTCTGTAGCTCTCTGCTcagggagccccccagcccccgcactgcaattctctccccagccccacatccccagcagcagcaaggacAGGACCCAGGGCCAGAGGCAGGGCACTATCAAATCGCCTTCAGCTTCGTCTGTGCCAGTGAAAGCAGGACCTGTGTTGCGCCCGCGCCAGCACGGGGCAGCAGGGCCTGGAGCTGGGCAGGACCCCAGTGGTGGAACCCCTGAGCAGCGAGTGCGACGACGGGAGATGGCCGAAAACCCAGGGCAGCCTCGGCAGCTCAACAGCCCGTCCCCAATGGCTGGGCTGCCTCAGCCCCTGGGCCCCTGGCTGCTCTCTGCAGGGACTGAGCCCCCGAGAGAGAGCACCCCCCCCACGTTGCCCACGCCCGCCGGCTGCAGCCACTCACCTCCCAGCAGGAAGTAGCCGCCTGTgaagagcagcagctggcagCTTTGTGCCAAGGAGCTGACAACGCCACAGATCCAGCCGAAGACGAGGAGGATGAGGCTGAGTGGCAGCAAGACCACGAAGGCCCGGTGCATGCCTGCCAAGGACACAGTGAGATGACCTCCGGCGGCCGCACATGCCCGGGCTTCAGGCTGCTGAGACGGGAGCAGCAGCAACACAGGTCccggccctgctctgtgcccaccAGGAAGGATGAGCCTCAACTGTTCCAGACCTTGCACTGGGCACtggcccccatcccagccccgtccctctcccctccccgcagcccaTGCAGGGACCCAGCACAGAGACACCTGAGTGTGGGTGTCCTGAGCAGAGGCCCCCAGCGGAGCAGCACAttgggcacccctcccccctgtgaGCAAGCCAGGGACAGCGTCCCTCCTGGGGGCCAGGGCGACTCACAGATCAGATGCTGCAGTGATGCGGGCACCTCTTGGGTTTCGCTCCCAAATGGGTCGATCAGTGGGATGCAGACGTTCCTGCCTGGAAAGGAGGAGAAAATAAACCAGCCCCCAGCCGGGACGTAAGGGGggtcctctggcctgtgttatacaggaggccagacgaGACCATCCTAACGGTTTCATCTGCTTCAAATCTATGGAAGTGGGGGTGAGGGGCCTCTATGGAGGATTTacagcccccagggcagggacccCAACATCCATGGGGATCTGCTGGGGGACAAGCCAGGGATGGGCGTTGGGGCTAAGGGGACAATTTCACTAGTGAGTCGAAAGCTCCCCATGTGGGTGGCATTGCTCAGCTCagtgggagctcagggctggggtacagatgtgggagCTGGGGCCTCCTGCACCtggctgggatggggagggggggacctgCTACTGTTAGTTCTGTGTTAGCCAGCGGCCCTTCTCTCTGGAGGAACAGCAGAGAGCCCcatgcacccacccacccctcaagCCTTTATGGAGCCTTCCTGCCCCTGTGGCAACAGGAAACCCCCTCTCGTGGCATTCTCGCTGGGAGCCCCATGGACGCCTCtgccccagggcagagctgggaactccCCAGGGCAGTTCTGTACATGCCAGTCATGCCTCCGCCTGCCCCGAAGCAGGGCTCGCTCCCACTGCAGGTACTGAAATCCCTCCCTCCTGTCTGCCCCATGTCCTGAGAGCAGCTGCAGGCCTGGGTTCTGGGTTCTGGTCCCGAAGCCACAGGCCCTGTCTGAGGCTGAGCCAGGGCTCTGTGCACGCCACAGGAGGCGTTAACAGGAAGATGGGGACCCCATGCAGCCCAAtccctggtagggtgaccagacagcaagtgtgaaaaatcgggacgggggtggggggtaattggcacctgtataagaaaaaaacccaaatatcgggactgtccctataaaatcgggacatctggtcaccctaatccctgGGCACCAGAccaccctgggtggcagggcacaGCTCCCAGGCAAGGCATGGGTCCTGCAGGAGAGCTCAGTGCAAACCCAGCACCCGCAAGTGTGTCTGTGGAGAATGTAGTGTCAGGCTCCAGCCGTTGAAGTGGCACATTGAGAAGCAGAAACTCCAGCCACCAGGACCCCACAGAGCAGCAGTGCCTGGGAGCGGAAAACGCTGCACCACATGGGACAGTCGTTAATGAACCTCTCAGGCCCCCCCTGAGAAGCAGCTGCCAATAACAAGACCCCAGGCACAGGGCCAATTCCCACAGGCCCTCGGCTATGCAGGGAGGTCTGGCCTGGGGCCCGTTGGAATGAAAGGCAGCACGAAGGGGCCCTCTGACCTGCCTGGCTGGGGGCACAGCGCCCTGCAAACCGACAGGAGCCCTGGAGGGGGGGGAACAGGGAAAGGATCCAGTTAGCAGCAGCCCCTGTGACAGCGCCTGCTCCGGGTACAGCAATGAGACACCAAGTAATTGCAATGCAAGATCTGCGAACCAGCAGCCCTGATCCAGAGTGCAGCAAAGTGCTGGCTCCGCTGGGCTGTTCTAACAAGCCACCCTCACCAGTGGGGGCTGCTCCTGCCAGCCCACCCCCCCAATCCTGGCAAGCAGTGGGAGAGATCTTcccctgggcacagcccctccccacaacccctgCCAGGCTCCATGCCCCCAGGAGCGACCGAGACAGGGACATTACAACTGGAGAGGCCCCAGCAGCTGGTCACTTCCCTTCCTGGGGCCCAAGAGAGGACAGCCTCCCAGGACTGTGCTCAGCCCCTCTAGCCAAGCGCTTAGCTGCCCACCCATCACCACAGGACAGCAGGACAGTGCTGTGGTGCACCAGGTGCAGGACACGGTGACGGGTCCAAGGTCACCAGGGCTGTGGTGGGAGCAGAGAATCCAGGCTACAGTCCCAGGCTGGCGTCTGAACTACTGGGGAGCAAAACGCTGGAAGGGGGGGCAGTGACTAACCCAGATAATTATCAGCAATTaaaccagcagctgctgcctcctgGACCAGGCTCAGGGCAGGAGATGCTGGCACGGGGGAGACCGGCTGAGCGCTGCCCCCTGCCACAGGCGCTGGAGCTAGGAATGCTGCAGCACCgcctggctggaagtggtttctATCCTGTACAGGGTTACAGTGGCTctcagccgccctccccccccgtacTGCCCCCGGAACCAGGCGCCCCGGGTAGCTCCTCACCTCTCGCCGCAAGGCTCCGGACTGCAGACGCGCACGGAAACCGGGGGGCGAGCCGCGTTCTgcggccctgggcagggggcttcCCCCGGACAGGGGTGTCGGGAGGGGAGCGCAACAGGGAGCTCCCCGCGTGTCTGCTCCGCAGCTGCTGACAGCGGGGCcggggagccaaggggggcggGAAGAAGCCGAGGGCCCCCCGCCCAGCTGGCACTGAAGGGCGAGGCAGGTTCGCTGCACACACCCCGCGGGGTGCCGGGAGCGCACGGGCGCGGGGGTTCAGGGTCACTGCTCCAGGGGAAGCTCACGGCAGCGCCGGCCCCCGGCTGCCTCAACGCCCGGAGGCGCGGGAGCCCGGGAGGAGGCTGATGAAGCGGCGATAAATGGGGGGCCCCGGCGGGAACCCGGGCTGGCAGGATGGGGGTGCCCGACCCGACGGCGGGGTCCCGGCGCCGGTTACCTTCGCAGACCCGCCAGAGCCCGGAGTGGGAGCTGAGCGGCTCCGGGTCCCGCGTCGGCTCCACCCGCAGCACGTACCAATAGTCCGACCCGATGGCCACGGCCAGGAGCCCGAAGCTGAGGATGCCGCTGAGCGCAGCGCCCAGGCACagggcgcccgcgggcaccgcgcctggccccatccccatccccgccCGACCTCGCTGCTGCCGCCTGCGCCGCCGGACCAGCCGCGCCGCCCCTCACCCAGCCTCCGGCCGCACAGCCCGGGTGCTTTGGGGAGCAGGGGTCCGTGCGCCCCCCTCCGGCATCCTGGAGCCTGGCACCGCGGCTCCCCCGGCAGGGTCGCTGTGCCCGCCCTCCCCGGGCGTGGGCTCGcactggggccggggcagggccgtGCAGACCGGGGGGCGCTGACCCTGGGCGCAGCCTGAGCCAAGCGCTTCGCACCCCCGAAGCCGATGCCCGCTCGGAGGCTGTGATCCCCCGCGAGAAAGGGCCCCTCGGCTCGGCTCCGCGGGCTGCGACCCCTTGGCCCCGGTTCACGGGACCCCGCGCAAGGCGCACGTGCTGTGGACACGGGACCCCCCGCCGTAGGCATGGAGCGCCCGGACTGCGGACTCCGGCGTGTGCCCATCCCTCCGCATCGGGCCTGGGCGCGGCGCTGCCGGCTGCTCTCCCCGGGCCGTGAGCTGGGCGCGAGTCCCCGCCTGCCGCTCATGGGGCAggccgggccggagctggggGAGCCGCAGAAAGTGGCCTTGGCGCCCCTCTCCCCGCGGGCCGGAGCTATGCAGCGCCCGGCAGCCTCTGGCAGCTCGGGGCATTGGAGCAGAGCCCGGACAGCCGCTTCCCCTgccagggcctggggctggaACGGCTGCCAGCGCTCTGCtgtttgggggtgtggggggggaacagCCAGTCGGACCGGCACCCCACTGCAGGGACAAAAGGGGCTGTGACCCTGGGGGTACCCGGGCTCCCTGCAGAGGAgggtagcactggaagggacctcagagccTAGGTCATCGATTCTAGtgcctgcactcaaggcaggaccaaatattatCTAGGTCTGGCCCATGCTGGCTGGGGCAGAAATAAACCCAGCTGGGCCCCTCTGGAGCAGAGAGCCCCGAACTCTCCTCCAGCCAGGGCCCCCAGACTCCTTGGGATGGGGGGTGCACAGAGGGGTTCCCAGGAGAGGGGTGCCAGAGGCAGGGTTGGCAACTCCAAGTGTTCCCCTCACCCTCCAGATCACAAGCTTGGCTCATTTTCTCCATCTCCCGGCTCTCAGGATACTCGTGGGTCACGTTTTAAAActtttctccacccccccccccccccccagatctctCCCCCAGAATGGACACTTACATTTCTTTTGAATGGAAGCTGAGATCCTCACCCAATCCCAGgactctaggagctggggctttaggaaaaacatCAAACATCTTAAGAGTTGATGACAGTACAGGAGCCTCCTGGATATGATCCCCTGCAGCCCCATCTCAACTGCCTTGGGGGCACCCAGAGACAGccccgggtttacaatggctccagccaggggcggctccaggcaccagcgcaccaagcgcgtgcctggggcggcaagccgcggggggtggcctgccagtcaccatgagggcggcagtcaggcagcctttggtggcatgcctgcaagaggtctgccggtcccgcggtttcggtggcaatttggcggcggggacgccgaaggcacgggactggcggacctcccgcaggcatgccaccaaaggctgcctgactgccgtgcttggggcagcaaaatacatagagccgcccctggctccaGCGGCTCCATGGAGTCGGGCCCATGTACAGAAGGggacccagcctgctccacttgcactgcgccccgagcccccactggctccccctgcccaccacttgctcctcttggccAGACGACCGTCTGGCCaagggctcctctctgccccccgaCCCCACACGccggctcctctctgcccccatgcCAGACCCAAGTGCACCTCTggctccaggcagtctctgcttccacCACCTGAGGGACTCCTgcctgtctccccggagctgagccagGTCTCCCCTGGTGCAGAAGCTTGGCTAGTCTCAGCCAGGTGTGGGGGAGAACAGTGGCGCGGAGCTTGGCTGAGCCCCTCCAAGCAAGTGCGTCTTGAGGGCTCCCGGCCGGGGCaggtcctggcctggctgattgcGCCATTGCCGAGGCGCCGGAGCGATTCCTGGCCCTGGGactggccctggctgtgctgccagCTCACCCTGGCAGTCGCCcctcagcagggccggtgagtgcgtccgggaggcagggcttgggggagtgggtctgtggggcgcatgggggggtgctgggctgtgaaggggctgggaggatctgtgtgtgttggggcactagggattGGGGGTTCtatgggggtgctgggcagttgtggtggggcgtGGGcagggtggtgttgtgcagggcgctgtgcatttgtgggtggttcggggggggggctctggccatagggagtcagGGGGCGCTGGGCGTCAGGGGGTGGCTGTGTGGCACAGCACAGGCCCACTCCCAAGGGAAAGGGgtatgctggcagcacagggccgggcatgccactgtgtgtctggcaactgctggtctgtaaatagtgccctcacactgggctgggcggagccgcccctgccctgccatgccccattgcctctggctggccccttgctctggggactgacccccccaggccatgctccattgcctccatggggcccacaaatatgtttggcaccaggcccacaaaaggttaatccggccctgcccagagaTGCTGCCCCAGTCTTCTCTGGGAACAGCTCCATGGGGTTGGGGGATCCCTATTCTCACCTGTTCCAGGGTAGAGGTGATGGTGAGTGGTGTAAGAGGCTGGGGGTCCCCACAAGCGGGTAGGATCTCACACAGGGGGTGGGCCCAGTCTCTCCTGCCCCGTGACAAgaacaggaggggaggggctaagGGGACAGACCAAGCAGCAGGCGGTGCTCTCAGGCCAGGTGCAGTCATGGCAGCAGGAGCGGCTGTGCACAGTAGCCTGGGCGATGTCTCTGGTCTTTGGCAAGGCCACGTTTGTTCCTCCCCTTTGGGGCTGTTCCAGGGGATAGAGCCTTGTGCATGAAGAAGGCATGAGAGAGAAACTAGCCACGGGCTGCGGGGACAGGCACTGCGGGGTGTTGGACCCACAGGGGTGGGCAGTCAAGGGGTCGGTGTTGAGGGTGCGTTGGTGCAAAGGGGGCAGTAACCCAAGGAGGAGATGGGTTGACACATTCTGGCCTGGGCACTACTAATTCCA
Coding sequences within:
- the TMEM235 gene encoding transmembrane protein 235; translated protein: MGMGPGAVPAGALCLGAALSGILSFGLLAVAIGSDYWYVLRVEPTRDPEPLSSHSGLWRVCEGRNVCIPLIDPFGSETQEVPASLQHLICMHRAFVVLLPLSLILLVFGWICGVVSSLAQSCQLLLFTGGYFLLGGLLTLTGISVYISYSGAAFAETVRMYNQQHFDHVRVSFGWSMALAWLSFSSEVLAGSLLLLAARLLSLQQATRSVAI